In Meiothermus ruber DSM 1279, the following proteins share a genomic window:
- the cas1c gene encoding type I-C CRISPR-associated endonuclease Cas1c, giving the protein MNSEVLNTLYIQTQGVYLRLEGDTLRIEHEDVTLRNVPLHHLGGLALFGNVLVSPYLLHRCAQDGLEVTWFSESGRFQGRLAGPVSGNVLLRQAQYRALDNPSSSLYLAQRFVEGKLKNARLVLQRAVRERGETEALALALYEHEAALRQLPQARSLDEVRGLEGGAASAYFAAFGDLLLSGEFRFDGRNKRPPRDPVNALLSFVYALLTTQCTAALEGVGLDPQAGFLHALRPGRHALALDLLEEFRAWWADRLALSLLNRKQLAPEHFEVRPGGAVLLNEEGRKAVIVAFQTRRLETVQHPLFKEPVPVGLLPHIQARLLARYLRGDLPQYLPFVGR; this is encoded by the coding sequence ATGAACAGCGAGGTATTGAACACCCTTTACATACAAACCCAGGGCGTGTATTTGCGCCTCGAGGGCGACACCCTGCGCATTGAGCACGAAGACGTAACCCTACGCAACGTACCCCTGCACCACCTAGGAGGGCTGGCACTGTTTGGCAACGTGCTGGTTTCGCCTTACCTGCTGCACCGCTGCGCCCAGGACGGCCTCGAGGTCACCTGGTTCAGCGAGTCGGGCCGCTTCCAGGGGCGGCTCGCGGGCCCGGTTTCGGGCAATGTGCTGCTGCGGCAGGCCCAGTACCGCGCGCTGGACAACCCATCGAGCAGCCTCTACCTGGCCCAGCGCTTTGTAGAGGGCAAGCTCAAAAACGCCCGCCTGGTGTTGCAGCGGGCGGTGCGGGAGCGCGGCGAAACCGAGGCCCTGGCCCTGGCCCTCTACGAGCACGAAGCCGCGCTGCGCCAGCTTCCGCAAGCCCGCTCGTTGGACGAGGTGCGGGGCCTCGAGGGCGGCGCGGCCAGCGCCTACTTTGCGGCCTTTGGCGACCTTTTGCTCTCGGGCGAGTTCCGCTTCGATGGCCGCAACAAACGCCCCCCGCGCGACCCGGTGAATGCCCTGCTCAGCTTTGTGTATGCCCTGCTCACCACCCAGTGCACCGCGGCGCTCGAGGGGGTGGGGCTCGACCCCCAGGCCGGTTTCTTGCACGCCCTTCGCCCTGGACGCCATGCGCTGGCACTCGATCTGCTGGAAGAGTTCCGGGCCTGGTGGGCCGACCGGCTGGCCCTGTCGCTTCTGAATCGCAAGCAGCTAGCCCCCGAGCACTTTGAAGTACGTCCCGGTGGGGCCGTTTTGCTGAACGAGGAGGGCCGAAAGGCAGTAATTGTGGCCTTCCAGACGCGCCGCCTGGAGACCGTACAGCATCCGCTATTCAAAGAGCCTGTACCGGTGGGGTTGCTACCGCACATCCAGGCCCGCTTGCTGGCCCGCTATTTGCGGGGCGACCTTCCGCAGTACCTACCTTTTGTGGGGCGATAG
- the cmr4 gene encoding type III-B CRISPR module RAMP protein Cmr4 encodes MQTKAFFLQALTPVHPGTGQVSGSVIDLPVAREAATGFPLIPASSLKGVLRDGRADEAANKIFGSLEQMGELTLTDARLLLLPVRSYAGTFALITCPLVLQRWQRDAEALAGSAIQYNNQVILEDIDLKVKGSSEALAKAISGLLFGKEEPDLMERLALVSNDVFSYFCQTGLEVIARVRLESASKTVASGALWYEEAIPAEAVFSSFALAKDAAHFAELHRRPYLQIGGEASVGRGLLRVLGGV; translated from the coding sequence ATGCAGACTAAGGCGTTTTTCTTACAGGCCCTGACCCCGGTGCATCCCGGTACCGGGCAGGTTTCGGGCTCGGTGATTGACCTGCCGGTGGCCCGCGAAGCAGCCACAGGCTTTCCGCTGATTCCCGCCAGCAGCCTCAAGGGGGTGCTGCGCGATGGGCGCGCGGATGAGGCGGCCAATAAGATCTTTGGTTCGTTGGAGCAGATGGGCGAGCTTACCCTCACCGATGCCCGTCTGCTGCTGCTGCCGGTGCGTTCTTATGCTGGAACCTTCGCGCTCATCACCTGCCCGCTGGTGCTCCAGCGCTGGCAGCGCGATGCCGAAGCCCTGGCCGGGAGCGCCATCCAGTACAACAACCAGGTGATTCTGGAAGACATCGACCTGAAGGTAAAAGGCTCCTCTGAAGCGCTGGCTAAGGCCATCAGCGGGCTGTTGTTTGGAAAAGAGGAGCCAGACCTGATGGAGCGCCTGGCCCTGGTGAGCAACGATGTGTTTAGCTACTTTTGCCAGACCGGCCTCGAGGTCATCGCACGGGTGCGCCTCGAGAGCGCAAGTAAAACCGTCGCCAGCGGGGCTTTGTGGTATGAGGAGGCCATCCCCGCCGAGGCCGTTTTCTCGAGCTTTGCCCTCGCCAAAGACGCAGCACACTTCGCCGAGCTGCACCGGCGCCCCTACCTGCAGATAGGGGGCGAGGCCAGCGTGGGGCGTGGCTTGCTGCGGGTGCTGGGGGGTGTGTAG
- the cas4 gene encoding CRISPR-associated protein Cas4 — protein MDELDDIFPEIVPAPSQPQEPLPLSALAQYTYCPRRAALILLEGEWEDNEFTLRGTRAHENVDIPQGLLREGVWVERALPLWSERLGLTGRADVVEFVEGVPYPVEYKVSKRWPRELARKAAEVQLCAQALCLEEMFGQSVMEGALFSKSSQRRRVVQFTPELRAATLATISALRKLLQQERLPPPAADERCKHCSLLGVCMPEVPQALRAWRNQQWS, from the coding sequence ATGGATGAACTGGATGATATATTCCCAGAAATAGTTCCAGCGCCCTCCCAGCCCCAGGAGCCCCTACCCCTAAGCGCCCTGGCCCAGTACACCTACTGCCCCCGCCGGGCGGCCCTGATTCTGCTCGAGGGCGAGTGGGAGGACAACGAGTTCACCCTGCGCGGTACGCGCGCCCACGAGAACGTAGACATTCCGCAGGGCTTGCTGCGCGAGGGGGTCTGGGTGGAACGGGCTCTGCCCTTGTGGTCGGAGCGGCTGGGGCTTACGGGCCGGGCCGATGTGGTGGAGTTTGTGGAGGGCGTGCCCTACCCGGTGGAGTACAAGGTAAGCAAGCGCTGGCCCCGCGAGCTGGCCCGCAAAGCCGCCGAGGTGCAGCTATGCGCCCAGGCTCTGTGCCTGGAAGAGATGTTCGGCCAGAGCGTGATGGAGGGGGCGCTGTTCAGCAAATCGAGCCAGCGCCGCCGGGTGGTGCAGTTTACCCCCGAGCTGCGCGCGGCCACCCTCGCCACCATCAGCGCGCTGCGCAAGCTGTTGCAGCAGGAGCGCCTGCCCCCTCCGGCTGCCGACGAACGCTGCAAACACTGTTCTCTCTTGGGGGTATGTATGCCCGAGGTGCCGCAAGCGCTAAGGGCTTGGCGAAACCAACAATGGTCATGA
- a CDS encoding YibE/F family protein, with protein sequence MRLFIALLLSLSLAWAQSTHPQTGSAGIYAIARIVALDQERATVRIGNQVVQAEMPTDGIDFRIGQLVVVYQADGKTYLTEPYRLHYLWALLGLFVLVTIALGRGKGLRGLLGTAASMGVLAYVVVPQIAAGSNPLLVTFLGAFGILALSIYFVHGINRKTSAALIGTTMAALVALVLATLLTEWMQFTGLTSEEAFLARFQLGGNLDLISLYLAGVVVGALGALNDVTVTQAAVVQALVQANPRYSVRELYSRGMAVGFDHIGSLVNTLVLAYAAGSLPLLLLIGQSDVPLAILFNNETFAAEIVTMLVGSLALVLAVPLTTLVAAWLLRGRKLDYIERRWPGA encoded by the coding sequence ATGCGTCTATTTATTGCCCTCCTGTTATCTTTGAGTCTGGCCTGGGCTCAGAGTACCCACCCGCAAACAGGCTCGGCTGGCATCTACGCGATTGCTCGCATCGTAGCCCTGGATCAAGAGCGCGCAACGGTACGTATAGGCAATCAAGTAGTACAAGCCGAGATGCCCACAGACGGCATCGACTTTCGCATTGGGCAGTTGGTGGTGGTCTACCAGGCTGACGGAAAAACCTATCTTACAGAGCCTTATCGTCTGCATTACCTGTGGGCTTTGCTTGGATTGTTTGTGCTTGTCACCATTGCATTGGGGCGCGGCAAAGGCTTGCGAGGTCTGCTGGGCACGGCAGCCAGCATGGGCGTTTTGGCTTACGTGGTGGTGCCTCAAATTGCCGCAGGCAGCAACCCGCTACTGGTTACCTTTCTGGGAGCATTCGGCATTTTGGCGCTTTCCATCTACTTTGTGCACGGCATCAACCGCAAAACCTCCGCAGCGCTGATCGGTACCACCATGGCTGCGCTGGTCGCCCTGGTGCTTGCCACGCTGCTGACCGAATGGATGCAGTTCACAGGCCTCACTTCAGAGGAGGCTTTTTTGGCTCGATTCCAGCTTGGGGGGAATCTGGATTTAATCTCGTTATACCTGGCGGGGGTGGTGGTGGGCGCTTTGGGTGCCCTCAACGATGTAACGGTCACACAGGCCGCCGTTGTGCAGGCCCTGGTGCAGGCCAACCCGCGTTATAGCGTGCGGGAGCTTTACTCGAGGGGCATGGCGGTGGGTTTTGATCACATTGGCAGCCTGGTCAACACCCTGGTGCTGGCCTATGCGGCTGGTAGCCTTCCGCTGCTGCTGCTGATCGGTCAGAGTGATGTTCCTCTGGCTATACTCTTCAACAACGAGACCTTCGCCGCGGAAATCGTAACTATGCTGGTGGGTTCGCTGGCCCTGGTGCTTGCTGTTCCCCTCACCACCCTGGTGGCGGCATGGCTGCTACGAGGGCGCAAACTCGACTACATCGAGCGCAGGTGGCCTGGGGCCTAG
- a CDS encoding YIP1 family protein has translation MNTAPSITDTLTNMFNQSIQVISKPSVATFEQFENKGTLREAVIYVLTAGIIVGLLNWGGGFGGFLSGIIVTIIGFLVFTYLVHYVGKSQGGTGTLDNVAYTFALFWVPISVLTAVLNLVLIVTLIGILLIPLLMIASLVVDVYFAYLAVQSSMNLRESGKIWITLAAAFVGTLAITFVVAVIL, from the coding sequence ATGAACACCGCGCCATCCATTACCGATACCTTGACAAATATGTTCAACCAGAGCATCCAGGTTATTAGTAAGCCCAGCGTTGCAACCTTTGAACAATTTGAAAACAAGGGAACCCTTCGAGAAGCTGTTATCTATGTGTTGACCGCTGGCATCATCGTAGGGCTGCTGAATTGGGGGGGAGGTTTTGGAGGTTTTCTGAGTGGAATTATCGTTACCATTATTGGGTTTCTGGTGTTTACCTATCTGGTGCACTATGTCGGTAAGTCCCAGGGAGGAACCGGAACACTAGACAATGTGGCCTATACTTTTGCGCTATTTTGGGTGCCCATCAGCGTTTTGACTGCGGTGCTAAACCTAGTTCTAATCGTCACTCTAATCGGCATCCTATTAATTCCCTTACTGATGATCGCATCTCTGGTTGTTGACGTGTATTTTGCCTACCTGGCTGTGCAGTCGAGTATGAACCTGCGCGAAAGTGGAAAAATTTGGATTACCCTGGCCGCAGCTTTTGTGGGTACTTTGGCTATTACCTTTGTTGTTGCGGTTATTCTTTGA
- the cmr3 gene encoding type III-B CRISPR module-associated protein Cmr3 has translation MPERVLEIQALTPQFWRDGRPFSAADGTETAAQSLPLPLPSTVAGFVRAQVGFAQKANWSDYQYLQNLHGLPIYGPLLACGEEIILPAPRDALVYRKDHQDRVMRLQPFQPVGGCNLPEGLMPLRVSEDVKPQPGYTLWRQGDMKRWLLGETVLPERVAGPPAEQRIHVAMDPSKGKAQEGQLFSVSYRALEQVQNGRYIPYTLRARASLPEGHTPQLLGFLGGESRPVALRVREELSRYWWDCPESIQKAFAGLAKGQLIRMVLATPALFEDGWKPGWLKKPGEQHLPRGLAKVRLRLVAAAVGRREPVSGWSLRNNRPKPVRWMVPAGSVYFFELLEGDPSAVLESWLRPVSDNEQDRKDGFGLALWGVGSYAD, from the coding sequence GTGCCTGAACGTGTTCTGGAAATTCAAGCCCTCACCCCCCAGTTTTGGCGCGATGGAAGGCCCTTCAGTGCCGCCGATGGAACCGAGACGGCCGCGCAAAGCCTGCCCCTGCCCTTACCCAGCACGGTGGCCGGTTTTGTGCGCGCCCAGGTCGGTTTTGCCCAGAAGGCCAATTGGAGCGATTACCAGTATCTACAAAACCTTCATGGTTTGCCCATTTATGGCCCTTTGCTGGCCTGTGGTGAGGAAATTATCCTGCCTGCCCCGCGCGATGCCCTTGTCTACCGAAAAGACCACCAGGATAGGGTCATGCGCCTGCAACCCTTCCAGCCCGTGGGTGGGTGCAACCTGCCGGAAGGTCTGATGCCGCTGCGGGTGAGCGAGGATGTCAAACCCCAGCCCGGCTATACCCTCTGGCGGCAGGGCGATATGAAACGCTGGCTGCTAGGGGAAACTGTGCTGCCCGAGCGGGTGGCGGGCCCGCCCGCCGAACAGCGCATCCATGTGGCGATGGATCCATCCAAGGGCAAGGCCCAGGAAGGTCAGCTCTTTAGCGTGAGCTACCGCGCCCTCGAGCAGGTGCAGAATGGGCGGTACATCCCCTATACCCTGCGGGCCCGGGCCTCCCTCCCTGAGGGGCACACCCCCCAGCTACTGGGGTTCCTGGGCGGCGAGTCGCGACCGGTGGCGCTGCGGGTGCGCGAGGAGCTTTCGCGCTACTGGTGGGACTGCCCCGAAAGTATCCAGAAAGCCTTTGCCGGGCTTGCCAAGGGCCAGCTAATCCGCATGGTTTTAGCCACGCCGGCCCTGTTCGAAGACGGCTGGAAGCCCGGGTGGTTGAAAAAGCCGGGTGAACAGCACCTGCCCCGGGGGCTGGCCAAGGTCAGGCTGCGGCTGGTGGCCGCAGCGGTGGGGCGGCGGGAGCCGGTCTCGGGCTGGAGCCTGCGCAACAACCGACCCAAGCCGGTGCGCTGGATGGTGCCCGCGGGCAGCGTCTACTTCTTCGAGCTGCTGGAGGGCGATCCCAGCGCGGTGCTGGAAAGCTGGTTGCGCCCGGTCTCGGACAACGAGCAAGACCGCAAGGACGGTTTTGGCCTTGCCCTGTGGGGGGTGGGAAGTTATGCAGACTAA
- the cmr6 gene encoding type III-B CRISPR module RAMP protein Cmr6, with product MRAARLLLEPPNHAGLALYRYLKEHDASKQAARALLDAIAARPIAEVYKSAFERWKAALSGAVFLEATTRTPLAIGLGNASPIENGLSIHHTYGTPYLPGSALKGLMARAARHYGLDEHQQEILLGTTQKAAHLVYWDGWLDPSSRQPFQKDVITVHHPDYYSGGQRWPTDFDDPNPVGFLSVKPGTKFCLALSSSSDNATDWLYTAAEILRWGLEHLGLGGKTNAGYGYFEVKLPPKPKSQAELGEELYQGYKARIEKIKPNNERGELNFFLQELRDQPAPLRKPTLEAIRKHLQEWRVWNPSKNPQHAEIEQLLGEHT from the coding sequence ATGAGGGCCGCTAGGCTTCTGCTCGAGCCCCCCAATCATGCCGGGCTGGCGCTGTACAGATACCTCAAGGAGCACGATGCCAGCAAGCAGGCGGCTCGAGCGCTGCTGGACGCAATTGCTGCCAGGCCCATTGCAGAGGTTTACAAAAGCGCCTTTGAGCGCTGGAAAGCGGCCCTGAGCGGCGCGGTTTTCCTCGAGGCCACCACCCGCACCCCCCTGGCTATCGGCCTGGGCAACGCCAGCCCGATTGAAAACGGCCTGAGCATTCACCACACCTACGGCACGCCCTACCTTCCGGGCAGCGCCCTCAAGGGCCTGATGGCTCGGGCCGCGCGGCACTACGGCCTGGACGAGCACCAGCAAGAGATTCTGCTCGGCACAACCCAGAAGGCCGCGCACCTGGTCTACTGGGACGGCTGGCTAGACCCCAGCAGCCGTCAGCCCTTCCAGAAAGACGTCATCACCGTGCACCACCCAGACTACTACAGCGGCGGCCAGCGCTGGCCCACCGACTTCGACGACCCCAACCCGGTGGGTTTTCTGAGCGTGAAGCCGGGAACCAAGTTTTGCCTGGCGCTCTCGAGTTCCTCGGACAACGCCACGGACTGGCTGTACACCGCAGCGGAAATCTTGCGATGGGGGCTGGAGCACCTGGGCCTGGGGGGCAAGACCAACGCGGGCTATGGGTATTTCGAGGTCAAGCTGCCCCCCAAGCCCAAAAGCCAGGCCGAGCTGGGCGAGGAACTGTACCAGGGTTACAAAGCCCGAATCGAAAAAATCAAGCCCAACAACGAGCGCGGCGAGCTGAATTTCTTCCTCCAGGAGCTGCGCGATCAGCCCGCCCCTTTGCGCAAGCCCACCCTCGAGGCCATCCGTAAGCACCTGCAAGAGTGGAGGGTGTGGAACCCCAGCAAAAACCCCCAGCACGCCGAAATAGAGCAGTTATTGGGAGAGCATACGTGA
- the cmr5 gene encoding type III-B CRISPR module-associated protein Cmr5, giving the protein MPQTRNQKDMKRALELVSSLEQADPELKRIYGGLCHSFPVMVLQSGLCQAVAFSADKASGEGPRARAHQKLLEHLGAILEVEGDLLAHLHQAPTTVYMHHTRRVLEAWVYFKRFAKSVLKVETGGDDEGR; this is encoded by the coding sequence ATGCCCCAAACCCGCAACCAGAAGGATATGAAGCGGGCCCTGGAGCTGGTGAGCAGCCTGGAGCAGGCCGACCCCGAGCTCAAGCGAATCTACGGCGGCCTGTGCCACAGCTTCCCGGTGATGGTGCTGCAAAGCGGGCTTTGCCAGGCGGTGGCCTTTAGCGCCGACAAGGCCAGCGGCGAAGGCCCGCGGGCCCGGGCCCACCAGAAGCTGCTCGAGCACCTCGGGGCCATCCTCGAGGTAGAGGGCGACCTGCTGGCGCATTTGCATCAGGCCCCCACCACGGTCTACATGCACCACACCCGGCGGGTGCTGGAGGCCTGGGTCTACTTCAAGCGCTTTGCCAAAAGCGTCCTGAAGGTCGAGACAGGAGGCGACGATGAGGGCCGCTAG
- the cas2 gene encoding CRISPR-associated endonuclease Cas2, giving the protein MERLDILVTYDVNVTSADGQARLARVAKICKNFGQRVQMSVFECRVSRAQLEDMEAKLLKVIDPDKDSLRIYTLPGGRERCLRVHGQDRYTDFDDPLVV; this is encoded by the coding sequence ATGGAACGGCTAGACATTCTGGTGACCTACGACGTAAACGTGACCTCCGCAGACGGTCAGGCGCGCCTGGCCCGTGTTGCCAAGATTTGCAAAAACTTCGGTCAGCGGGTGCAGATGTCGGTCTTCGAGTGCCGCGTCTCGCGGGCCCAGCTAGAAGACATGGAGGCCAAGCTGCTCAAAGTGATCGACCCGGACAAAGACAGCCTGCGCATCTACACCCTGCCCGGTGGTCGCGAGCGTTGTTTGCGCGTGCACGGTCAGGACAGGTACACTGATTTTGACGATCCACTGGTGGTCTAA
- a CDS encoding FKBP-type peptidyl-prolyl cis-trans isomerase, producing MKLEYQLWVDGRKLEGTEGQPTTILMGHAPELPPGLEANLLGKMPGSYQIFLPPEPYNPDLRTIVPAADLPEPPRLGAGYGGESPDGRWLLYRVVHIDGEQVTLDANPPLAGKALEYRLIIHSVRPATPEELEHGHVHGEGGVQH from the coding sequence GTGAAACTGGAGTACCAACTGTGGGTGGATGGGCGCAAGCTCGAGGGCACCGAAGGTCAGCCCACAACCATCCTGATGGGCCACGCACCCGAGTTACCCCCGGGCCTCGAGGCCAATCTTTTGGGCAAGATGCCAGGAAGCTATCAGATTTTCCTGCCTCCGGAGCCTTACAACCCAGACCTGCGCACGATTGTGCCGGCTGCCGATTTACCCGAGCCTCCGCGGTTGGGCGCTGGCTATGGCGGAGAAAGCCCCGATGGTCGGTGGCTGCTGTACCGCGTGGTGCACATTGACGGGGAGCAGGTTACACTCGATGCCAACCCACCCCTGGCAGGGAAGGCCCTGGAGTACCGCCTGATTATTCATAGCGTGCGGCCCGCAACACCCGAGGAGCTCGAGCACGGCCATGTTCACGGTGAGGGGGGTGTGCAACACTAG
- the cas10 gene encoding type III-B CRISPR-associated protein Cas10/Cmr2 translates to MTHLLSISIGPVQDFIAAARRTADLYAGSQILQELSRVVARYLAEQNAGLIFPSDQEADGANKILAEVTDDPQQLAEGARKAAQEKLKQLWQEAMDGLPERYRKQIDQGRAQLQLESFLEFYAAWVPLENNYPQARQSVERLLAGRKALREFAPTQQNDEGIPKSPLDPSRAAVIDPRMWGEATLRLPDGAHRPLRIKPTEHLDAISLLKRCYGVSMYQTVVDTRTMARRAQNPKVQPEDRWGEDDDHITEPQPYFAILVADGDRMGELISRQDNPEAHRALSKTLDDFAHEAQRIVGKHHGFMVYSGGDDVLAFLPVNRAIACGQELSESFRHRVRGTLSAGIAVVHYRQPLSQSLQNARDAEKAAKDGGRNALAVALHTRGGAPITVVRPWDRLRWRELLQSFEQGDLTQGLAYELLELAREWQDDMNVAYLQAEAERILGRKERKGLKLPLFESRQDLLDYAKELVVARFLSGVKTENQTEVGRA, encoded by the coding sequence GTGACCCACCTGCTCTCTATCTCCATCGGCCCCGTACAGGACTTCATCGCCGCGGCCCGGCGCACCGCCGACCTCTACGCCGGTTCGCAGATTTTGCAGGAACTAAGCCGGGTGGTGGCCCGGTATCTGGCCGAGCAAAACGCCGGGCTCATCTTCCCATCTGACCAGGAAGCCGATGGGGCCAACAAAATTCTGGCCGAGGTGACCGACGACCCTCAGCAGTTGGCCGAGGGGGCCCGCAAAGCCGCTCAGGAAAAGCTAAAGCAGCTTTGGCAGGAAGCCATGGACGGCCTCCCGGAGCGATACCGGAAGCAAATTGACCAGGGCAGGGCGCAGCTTCAGCTTGAAAGCTTCCTCGAGTTCTACGCGGCCTGGGTTCCGCTGGAAAACAACTACCCCCAGGCCCGGCAGAGCGTGGAGCGTCTGCTGGCCGGACGCAAGGCCCTGCGCGAGTTTGCCCCCACCCAGCAAAACGACGAGGGTATACCCAAATCGCCCCTCGACCCCTCCCGCGCAGCGGTGATTGATCCCCGCATGTGGGGTGAGGCCACCCTTCGTCTGCCCGACGGCGCCCACCGCCCCCTGCGCATCAAGCCCACCGAGCACCTCGACGCCATCTCGCTGCTCAAGCGCTGCTATGGCGTGAGCATGTACCAGACAGTGGTGGACACCCGCACCATGGCCCGCCGGGCCCAAAACCCCAAAGTCCAGCCCGAAGACCGCTGGGGCGAGGACGACGACCACATCACAGAACCCCAGCCCTACTTCGCCATCCTGGTGGCCGACGGCGACCGCATGGGCGAGCTGATTAGCCGGCAAGATAACCCCGAAGCCCACCGCGCACTTTCCAAAACACTCGACGACTTCGCCCACGAAGCCCAGAGGATTGTTGGGAAGCACCACGGCTTTATGGTCTACTCCGGCGGCGACGATGTGCTGGCCTTTTTGCCGGTGAACCGGGCCATTGCCTGCGGGCAAGAACTCTCCGAGAGCTTCCGTCACCGGGTGCGCGGCACCCTCTCGGCAGGGATAGCGGTGGTGCACTACCGTCAGCCGCTCTCCCAATCGCTGCAAAACGCTCGAGACGCCGAAAAAGCGGCCAAGGATGGGGGGCGTAACGCCCTGGCGGTGGCCCTGCACACTCGAGGTGGAGCACCCATTACCGTGGTGCGCCCCTGGGACAGGCTGCGCTGGCGTGAGCTACTGCAGTCGTTCGAGCAGGGCGATCTCACCCAGGGCCTGGCCTACGAGCTGCTCGAGCTGGCCCGGGAGTGGCAGGACGATATGAACGTGGCCTACCTGCAAGCCGAGGCCGAGCGCATCCTGGGGCGTAAGGAGCGCAAGGGCCTGAAGCTGCCCCTGTTCGAATCCCGCCAGGATTTGCTCGATTACGCCAAAGAGCTGGTTGTTGCTCGTTTTCTAAGCGGTGTAAAAACCGAAAACCAAACGGAGGTTGGCCGTGCCTGA
- a CDS encoding putative CRISPR-associated protein: protein MSTVILTTVGTSLLTNAKKAIKDNPTDQDILNYLQADPKKACAETNSLSRILQAGDEIILLYSATEEGRKAAHLLQQYFLQANVPCGLVEIGGLAYEAKGFVDFGLKNFVRTLAGEIRKAAKRQREVIINATGGFKAEISYATVLGLAFKVPVCYIHEQFKEIAILPPTPIGWDSSLFVWYADFFDWLSAGEAGLRPKVEAESRAALLPEEAQVLLEEFEFEGQVYLGLSPLGEAYLEAFKNELEQAQGVPIYLYRLVRRELEKFEPATQERYHKLLQRLRLPNRAALSEFKSGRGDALGYPKGQVDERLFYVEKDGKLYVFALTRHGPEYDKMCREGFYWSNYSEDDFEPWEG, encoded by the coding sequence GTGAGCACCGTCATCCTCACCACCGTAGGCACCAGCCTGCTTACGAACGCTAAGAAAGCTATCAAGGATAATCCTACTGATCAGGACATTCTGAACTACCTGCAGGCGGATCCCAAAAAGGCCTGTGCTGAGACCAACTCCCTTTCGCGCATTTTGCAGGCTGGAGACGAGATCATCTTGTTGTATAGTGCCACCGAGGAAGGCCGTAAGGCAGCGCATTTGCTGCAGCAATATTTCCTGCAAGCCAACGTACCCTGTGGATTGGTTGAGATAGGGGGCCTGGCTTACGAGGCAAAGGGCTTTGTGGACTTTGGCCTGAAAAACTTCGTTCGCACCCTGGCCGGAGAGATTCGCAAAGCAGCCAAAAGACAAAGGGAGGTTATCATCAACGCCACAGGAGGCTTCAAGGCTGAAATCTCCTACGCCACAGTTCTGGGGTTGGCCTTCAAGGTTCCAGTCTGCTACATTCACGAACAGTTCAAGGAAATTGCCATCCTCCCACCTACACCCATCGGCTGGGATAGCAGCCTTTTTGTCTGGTACGCCGATTTTTTCGATTGGCTGAGTGCGGGAGAAGCTGGGCTGCGGCCTAAAGTGGAGGCAGAGTCCAGAGCCGCTTTGCTCCCCGAAGAGGCCCAGGTGCTTCTCGAGGAGTTTGAGTTTGAGGGACAGGTATACCTTGGCCTGTCGCCACTGGGCGAAGCTTACCTGGAAGCCTTCAAGAATGAGCTCGAGCAAGCCCAGGGTGTGCCCATCTACCTTTACAGACTGGTCCGGCGAGAACTTGAAAAGTTTGAACCCGCCACCCAGGAGCGCTACCACAAGCTACTACAGCGTCTGCGCTTACCCAACCGCGCAGCCCTCAGCGAATTCAAAAGCGGCAGAGGCGATGCCCTGGGCTATCCCAAAGGCCAGGTGGACGAGCGGCTTTTTTATGTCGAGAAAGACGGCAAGCTTTATGTGTTTGCCCTGACCCGCCACGGCCCCGAGTACGACAAGATGTGTCGGGAAGGCTTTTACTGGAGTAACTATTCCGAAGACGACTTTGAACCCTGGGAAGGCTAG